From a single Lolium rigidum isolate FL_2022 chromosome 7, APGP_CSIRO_Lrig_0.1, whole genome shotgun sequence genomic region:
- the LOC124675756 gene encoding uncharacterized protein LOC124675756, with protein sequence MESATRGRSAAAVDDVGDGRPFPDPLPPHGNETSSPARSDMAALVFRREQLLQELHRERIRHDMIMCELAETERVMTACLAGRGAWHGRLLMTPWEQTMYRTSRSSEETSWWSRSPSVPAIAPVYPCVERSPSPVLQPRPVDNAQKEECGMPLAVAPSAPPAVEQCPSLSKQPVVEEALVPAATSVVAKPSQPALLSKEVILESRGVVDHEHETEVKARHVMQQMQSGIQISEQLKRAAVDQEHEEEAAKDTHSVQLMGREVQRSEQPTNAALGQRCRVEAKDSRGMQLMECEIKSEQLKRAALGQEHEVGTHVRHVVQVTESQFRRTEQAKHGPVDQKHEAEVKSHDVQLMESEIHKSEEPKREAFGQEHEAEENDRHVVQLPKISEQPNLAEPTIKDHTENERRQLPQHYALAGKAKSLPNEQRRPGFNKPNTEITPIGVKGRQVLAQKVEAPPPKRHKPSEEWSCTHCQVRLTCQEDLMRHQAGDQHRLNVAALQSRQEPLEAKRASGFDLHNHFKGRSHQENTHAVAHKRTEPFQGHGHQESTQALHTEEGGKDGSKHAADGTGTEDRRKKFVTERSSWPFCELCKVQCNSAKMMLSHLRGKKHRENLQARH encoded by the exons ATGGAGTCGGCCACCCGTGGCCGATCAGCCGCCGCGGTCGACGACGTCGGCGACGGCCGCCCTTTTCCCGATCCTCTGCCTCCGCACGGTAACGAGACTAGCTCCCCTGCCCGGTCCG ACATGGCGGCACTGGTATTCAGGAGGGAGCAGCTACTGCAGGAGCTCCACAGGGAGCGCATCCGCCATGATATGATCATGTGCGAGCTTGCCGAAACAGAGCGTGTCATGACCGCATGCTTAGCGGGGCGGGGCGCTTGGCATGGAAGGCTGTTGATGACTCCATGGGAACAGACAATGTACCGCACATCACGGTCAAGCGAGGAAACTTCTTGGTGGAGCAGGAGCCCCTCGGTGCCAGCGATAGCTCCTGTTTATCCATGTGTTGAAAGGTCGCCGTCACCAGTGCTGCAGCCACGGCCAGTCGATAATGCTCAGAAGGAAGAATGTGGCATGCCACTGGCTGTAGCTCCTTCAGCGCCTCCTGCTGTCGAGCAATGCCCGTCATTGAGCAAGCAGCCTGTTGTGGAAGAAGCTTTGGTACCAGCTGCAACTAGTGTCGTTGCCAAACCGTCACAACCAGCATTATTGAGCAAGGAGGTGATACTAGAGAGCCGAGGTGTTGTTGATCATGAACACGAAACAGAAGTGAAGGCCAGACATGTCATGCAGCAGATGCAGAGCGGTATTCAGATAAGTGAACAATTAAAGCGTGCAGCCGTAGATCAGGAACACGAAGAAGAAGCAGCAAAGGACACACATTCCGTGCAGCTGATGGGCCGTGAAGTTCAGAGAAGTGAACAGCCAACGAATGCAGCTCTTGGTCAGAGATGCAGGGTAGAAGCAAAGGATAGCCGTGGCATGCAGCTAATGGAGTGTGAAATCAAGAGTGAACAGCTAAAGCGTGCAGCACTTGGTCAGGAACACGAAGTAGGCACACATGTCAGACATGTGGTGCAGGTGACGGAGAGCCAATTCCGGAGAACTGAACAAGCAAAGCACGGACCCGTTGATCAGAAACATGAAGCAGAGGTGAAGAGCCATGACGTACAGCTGATGGAGAGTGAAATCCACAAAAGCGAAGAGCCAAAGCGTGAAGCCTTTGGTCAGGAGCATGAAGCAGAAGAGAATGACAGACATGTTGTGCAGCTACCAAAGATCAGTGAACAGCCAAATCTTGCGGAGCCCACTATCAAAGATCATACCGAAAATGAACGGAGGCAATTGCCTCAACATTATGCTCTGGCTGGCAAGGCGAAATCTCTACCTAATGAGCAGAGGAGACCAGGGTTCAACAAG CCTAATACCGAAATCACGCCCATTGGGGTGAAAGGGAGACAGGTTTTGGCACAGAAAGTGGAAGCTCCGCCACCAAAGAGGCACAAGCCAAGTGAAGAATGGAGTTGCACCCACTGCCAAGTGAGGCTGACCTGTCAAGAGGACTTAATGCGGcaccaagcaggcgaccaacaccGGTTGAACGTCGCAGCGTTGCAATCAAGGCAGGAACCTTTGGAG GCCAAACGAGCCTCTGGATTCGACTTGCACAACCATTTCAAGGGCAGGAGTCACCAGGAGAACACGCATGCCGTTGCACACAAAAGGACAGAACCATTCCAGGGGCATGGTCACCAGGAGAGCACACAGGCATTGCACACAGAAGAAGGTGGCAAGGATGGGAGCAAGCATGCCGCTGACGGCACGGGCACTGAAGATCGAAGGAAGAAATTCGTGACCGAGAGAAGTTCGTGGCCCTTCTGCGAGCTCTGCAAAGTGCAATGCAACAGTGCGAAGATGATGCTCTCGCATCTCAGAGGGAAGAAACACCGGGAGAATCTTCAGGCACGCCACTGA